The Schizosaccharomyces pombe strain 972h- genome assembly, chromosome: I genome contains a region encoding:
- a CDS encoding uncharacterized protein (Schizosaccharomyces pombe specific protein), translating into MNFVSSILIRWCDVPVYILLRKCVIYKFAYSSRKIESVHCAITDDEVMSYNNEDMVPFSAINLPIRFLIFYNAFRSNTSWNYNESQIGNLTISKQS; encoded by the coding sequence ATGAACTTTGTCTCTAGTATACTTATACGATGGTGCGACGTGCCCGTTTATATATTATTGAGAAAATGTGTAATTTATAAGTTCGCTTATTCTAGTAGAAAGATCGAGAGCGTACATTGTGCAATCACCGACGATGAGGTAATGAGCTACAATAACGAGGATATGGTGCCATTCTCTGCCATCAACCTACCAATTCGTTTCCTAATTTTCTATAACGCATTTCGGAGTAATACTTCATGGAATTACAACGAATCACAAATCGGAAACCTGAcaattagtaaacaaagctAA
- the vma13 gene encoding V-type ATPase V1 subunit H: MSNSDLELSNAASPPPVELDNSQVDEIINNVRCVAIPWQGYQRSGSLEENELQEIENLTGKPLSAYVKTAEEDTTAYSNLFLKLLSMKDTPDVVNFALVKLADTLLNSNKFLSAFGPAFYDFLEKDESYINYLDDDSKLLFARVFALCSSSSPCSVAKAFTLFLEYLGKLMQSLNPLTRLFAVQCLNGVLTLKAHRYALWAENTCSFRLAELLRNSIGDTQLQYYSLFCFWQLTFESHIAQDINKRFDLIKLLVQIIRSDTKTKVYRLVLAILVNLIDKAPKDTISTMLLEHVDKAVQLLQKRKWADEDITNYLDFITSTLDESSKHLSTFDMYKSELDTGILHWSPSHRSEDFWHQNAKRLNEDNYALLKKLFHIVQYNEDNTSLAVACHDLGAYIRSYPEGRSLIIKYGAKQRIMDLMSHPDPEVRFEALSTVQLLMTEVCFLSKITL, from the exons ATGTCAAATAGTGATTTAGAATTAAGT AATGCTGCATCCCCTCCACCCGTTGAATTAGATAACTCACAAGTCGACGAAATTATCAATAATGTGCGTTGTGTTGCTATTCCTTGGCAGGGATATCAAAGATCTGGTTCTTTAGAGGAAAACGAACTTcaagaaattgagaatCTCACAGGCAAACCATTATCGGCTTATGTGAAAACAGCCGAAGAG gataCCACTGCTTATTCCAAtctctttttgaaattgctCTCTATGAAAGACACTCCTGACGTCGTAAACTTCGCCCTTGTTAAACTCGCAGACACTTTACTTA actcaaataaatttttaagtgCCTTTGGTCCTGCTTTCTACGACTTTCTCGAAAAGGATGAAAG ctatataaattatttagaTGATGACTCGAAACTTTTGTTTGCCAGAGTATTCGCTTTAtgttcttcttcttcaccGTGCTCCGTTGCTAAAGCGtttactctttttttggaatatctTGGCAAATTAATGCAGTCCCTCAATCCTCTTACTAGACTTTTTGCTGTACAATGCCTTAACGGCGTACTTACATTGAAGGCTCATCGCTATGCATTGTGGGCTGAAAACACTTGCTCTTTTCGTTTGGCTGAATTGTTGCGTAATTCCATCGGGGATACTCAGCTTCAAtattattcattattttgtttttggcAACTAACATTTGAGTCCCATATTGCTCAGGATATCAATAAAagatttgatttaattaagTTACTCGTACAAATCATTCGATCTGATACAAAGACCAAAGTATATCGTCTTGTCCTCGCTATATTGGTGAACTTAATTGATAAAGCACCTAAAGATACTATTTCCACAATGTTACTCGAACACGTTGATAAAGCGGTACAATTGCTTCAGAAGCGTAAATGGGCTGATGAGGACATAACGAATTATTTGGATTTTATTACTTCCACACTTGATGAGAGTTCAAAGCATCTTTCAACTTTCGACATGTATAAATCTGAACTCGACACTGGAATCTTGCACTGGTCACCGTCTCATCGATCGGAGGATTTTTGGCATCAGAATGCCAAGAGGCTTAATGAGGATAACTATGcccttttgaaaaagttatttcACATTGTACAATATAATGAAGACAATACTTCACTAGCCGTCGCTTGCCATGATCTGGGTGCCTATATTCGATCTTATCCTGAAGGTAGAAGTCTGATTATAAAATATGGTGCTAAACAACGTATAATGGACTTGATGAGTCACCCTGATCCTGAAGTTCGATTTGAGGCACTTTCTACTGTACAGCTTTTGATGACAGAGGTTTG tttcctAAGTAAAATTACTTTATAA
- the ost4 gene encoding oligosaccharyltransferase subunit Ost4, producing MTDVQLQNIVTTFGISMMLLIILYHYLSRPQA from the coding sequence ATGACAGACgttcaacttcaaaatatCGTTACCACCTTTGGTATCTCCATGATGCTCTTAATCATCCTTTACCATTACCTTTCACGTCCTCAAgcataa
- the trx1 gene encoding cytosolic thioredoxin Trx1 yields MVKQVSDSSEFKSIVCQDKLVVVDFFATWCGPCKAIAPKFEQFSNTYSDATFIKVDVDQLSEIAAEAGVHAMPSFFLYKNGEKIEEIVGANPAKLEASIKANL; encoded by the coding sequence ATGGTGAAACAAGTCTCCGACTCTTCTGAATTTAAATCTATTGTTTGCCAAGACAAGCTTGTCGTTGTCGACTTCTTTGCTACTTGGTGTGGACCTTGCAAGGCCATTGCTCCTAAGTTTGAGCAATTTTCCAACACTTACTCTGATGCCACTTTCATCAAGGTTGATGTCGATCAATTAAGTGAAATTGCAGCTGAAGCTGGCGTTCACGCTATGCCCTCTTTCTTCCTTTACAAGAATGGTGAGAAGATTGAAGAAATCGTAGGTGCTAATCCTGCTAAATTAGAGGCTTCTATTAAGGCGAACCTCTAA
- the alg3 gene encoding dolichol-P-Man-dependent alpha(1-3) mannosyltransferase Alg3: protein MSSVETRNSFNPFRVLFDLGSYGWLHPSRLLLLEIPFVFAIISKVPYTEIDWIAYMEQVNSFLLGERDYKSLVGCTGPLVYPGGHVFLYTLLYYLTDGGTNIVRAQYIFAFVYWITTAIVGYLFKIVRAPFYIYVLLILSKRLHSIFILRLFNDGFNSLFSSLFILSSCKKKWVRASILLSVACSVKMSSLLYVPAYLVLLLQILGPKKTWMHIFVIIIVQILFSIPFLAYFWSYWTQAFDFGRAFDYKWTVNWRFIPRSIFESTSFSTSILFLHVALLVAFTCKHWNKLSRATPFAMVNSMLTLKPLPKLQLATPNFIFTALATSNLIGILCARSLHYQFYAWFAWYSPYLCYQASFPAPIVIGLWMLQEYAWNVFPSTKLSSLIAVCVPLITILKLYTSDYRKP, encoded by the coding sequence ATGTCTTCAGTTGAGACaagaaattcttttaatccTTTTCGGGTATTATTTGATCTTGGTTCCTATGGCTGGTTACATCCTTCAAGGCTCCTTCTGTTGGAAATTCCTTTTGTCTTTGCTATTATTTCCAAAGTTCCCTACACGGAGATAGACTGGATTGCTTACATGGAGCAGGTGAATTCATTTCTATTAGGAGAAAGAGATTATAAATCTCTTGTCGGATGTACAGGCCCTCTGGTCTACCCTGGAGGGCACGTATTTTTGTACACCCTTTTGTACTACCTTACTGATGGAGGGACCAACATTGTAAGGGCGCAATACATTTTTGCCTTTGTATACTGGATTACAACGGCTATTGTAGggtatttgtttaaaattgtCCGCGCTcctttttatatatatgttttgCTTATACTTTCAAAACGTCTACACAGTATATTTATCTTACGTTTATTTAACGATGGATTCAACAGTTTATTCTCTtccctttttattttgtcttcatgcaaaaaaaagtgggTTAGAGCTTCAATTCTACTAAGTGTCGCTTGTTCTGTCAAGATGTCCTCCTTGCTTTATGTCCCAGCTTATTTAGTTCTTTTGCTCCAAATCTTGGGGCCCAAAAAGACCTGGATGcatatttttgttattataattgtacaaattttattttctattcCCTTCCTTGCCTATTTTTGGTCGTATTGGACTCAAGCCTTTGATTTTGGCAGAGCATTCGATTATAAGTGGACAGTAAACTGGAGATTCATTCCACGCAGCATTTTTGAGTCTACATCATTTTCCACAtcaatactttttcttcatgtTGCTTTGCTAGTTGCATTTACCTGCAAACACTGGAATAAACTGAGCAGAGCAACACCATTTGCAATGGTAAACTCCATGCTGACCTTGAAGCCTTTACCAAAACTCCAACTCGCAACTCctaattttatctttactGCATTAGCAACATCCAATTTGATTGGTATATTATGTGCAAGATCCCTGcattatcaattttatgCATGGTTTGCTTGGTATTCACCATATCTATGCTATCAAGCTAGTTTTCCTGCTCCGATAGTAATTGGCTTATGGATGTTACAAGAATACGCATGGAATGTTTTTCCTAGTACTAAACTATCTTCATTAATCGCTGTATGCGTGCCGCTTATTACTATTTTGAAGCTATACACATCCGACTACAGAAAACCCTGA
- the sec39 gene encoding secretory pathway protein Sec39 codes for MNEDKLESKWLFSLTESQKLYLLISLIINKKLPEAKFVYKLLDYTKGNWLSLLLRFLPETTDPECYIPYIDIDSHYGNIKASVNDIEPIVLPDEELCQLRLTNMKLWNCKLPSLKDEAEFYSLFSKKIVEETDLVDLAYQLTKNSQAPAEIQQWNSGTFTVFHKLSQFAAVPINLEEMEAATIRDVISLAFPVLDSKNCVFIMDEIITVFINNSSNDPNLISENWDFVWKKLLQLVKTDGLAVVHTLVLNWNTIEPKLFLKLAKVALASCYISDDSSLYSVSLARDITEAIQNKLNFSDVNFGDLLKKPHDFSADGLLSLQNDLTTPSSLSTSLLMEITKAIALLTQLKVPAPTFKTSVSISCSNFDSQIKYLENVLLNALGTIQSPDYKDWHDLYSYIERFKQLSLFFLNISEDAISVVFLKQMLQEKSFLALKQMRNEIGLKDIEPKVLIDCLKTSFYENFRAASNMNKNRGKLALACKVLDVFVDCEPTIDLRRRLNSLVNACSLIQPFKLILEPGKPLSPSLVEANLNPDKLIKTIFSQNPSAYTLYDDILALDIELHKAAGDFDYSQVFTELRRITEHMITLTIDVSLEKDDIEYAKQIVEDRLMTLAEASEDVKFFLYEIAYKIGKFPSNHPNAKVIRLDMLQIAIANAPRQKLDEVVSYWTDFQSNSKVLEENLNTTDVEFHSSKKIKDYEDLEDANFDEEWSKAADLMSDDPENQVLYEGNLNSSLSLNEDPSVSDENLTQKVTSKLTNGLGWVLGVPPRK; via the coding sequence ATGAATGAAGACAAATTGGAGTCCAAATggttattttcattaactGAATCACAAAAATTGTACCTTTTAATATCtctaataattaataagaAATTACCTGAAGctaaatttgtttacaagTTACTGGATTACACTAAAGGCAATTGGCTTTCACTTTTACTTCGATTCCTTCCTGAAACGACGGATCCAGAATGCTACATACCATATATAGATATTGATTCACACTATGGTAATATAAAAGCTTCTGTGAATGATATAGAGCCTATTGTTTTACCAGATGAAGAGTTATGTCAACTTCGACTTACTAATATGAAACTATGGAATTGCAAACTTCCATCATTGAAAGATGAGGCAGAGTTCTATTCTCTTttctctaaaaaaatagttgaaGAAACAGATTTGGTAGATTTGGCATATCAATTGACCAAAAATTCACAAGCTCCTGCAGAGATTCAACAATGGAATAGCGGGACGTTTACTGTTTTTCATAAGCTTTCACAATTTGCTGCTGTACCCATTAATTTAGAGGAAATGGAAGCAGCTACCATACGCGATGTTATCTCTTTGGCTTTTCCGGTCCTTGactcaaaaaattgtgtTTTCATTATGGACGAAATAATAAcagtttttattaataattcatCAAATGATCCGAATTTGATATCAGAAAACTGGGATTttgtttggaaaaaattactGCAACTTGTGAAAACCGATGGGCTAGCAGTCGTACATACGTTGGTTTTAAACTGGAACACTATTGAaccaaagctttttttaaaacttgcGAAGGTTGCTCTTGCTTCTTGTTACATATCTGACGATTCCAGTTTATATTCGGTTAGTTTAGCTCGTGATATAACTGAAGCAATCCAGAATAAATTGAACTTCAGCGACGTTAATTTTGGCGACTTACTGAAGAAACCTCATGATTTCTCAGCGGACGGCTTGTTATCATTGCAAAATGATTTGACTACGCCTTCGAGTTTATCAACGAGTCTCTTGATGGAAATTACCAAAGCTATTGCTTTATTAACTCAATTGAAAGTACCTGCACCAACCTTTAAAACAAGTGTGTCAATCTCTTGTTCGAATTTTGATTCACAGATAAAATATCTAGAAAATGTACTGTTAAACGCGTTGGGTACTATCCAATCTCCGGATTATAAAGATTGGCATGACTTATACTCTTATATCGAAAgatttaaacaattatccttattttttttgaatatctcGGAAGATGCGATTTCCGttgtatttttgaaacagatGCTTCAGGAAAAAAGCTTCTTGGCATTGAAGCAAATGAGAAACGAAATAGGTCTGAAGGATATTGAACCAAAGGTTTTGATCGATTGTCTGAAGACAAGcttttatgaaaattttcGAGCTGCTTCTaatatgaataaaaatcGTGGTAAACTTGCTCTTGCTTGTAAAGTTTTGGACGTTTTTGTTGATTGTGAACCTACCATTGATTTGCGACGTCGCCTGAATTCTCTTGTAAATGCTTGCAGTCTAATTCAACCATTTAAGCTCATATTGGAACCAGGAAAACCGTTATCACCAAGTCTAGTGGAAGCTAACTTAAATCCCGataaattaatcaaaaCTATCTTTTCACAAAACCCTTCTGCGTATACTCTATACGATGATATACTAGCTCTCGATATTGAGCTTCATAAAGCAGCTGGTGATTTTGACTATAGCCAAGTATTCACTGAACTTCGTCGAATTACTGAGCATATGATAACGTTAACAATAGATGTATCATTAGAAAAAGATGACATCGAGTACGCCAAACAGATAGTTGAAGACCGGTTAATGACATTGGCTGAAGCCAGTGAAGATGtgaaatttttcttgtatGAAATCGCTTATAAAATTGGAAAGTTTCCTTCCAATCATCCAAATGCGAAGGTTATTCGTCTGGACATGTTACAGATTGCTATAGCAAATGCACCGCGGCAAAAATTAGATGAAGTAGTTTCGTATTGGACAGATTTTCAATCCAATAGTAAAGTTTTGGAAGAGAATCTTAATACGACGGATGTTGAATTCCAttcatccaaaaaaattaaagattaCGAGGATTTAGAAGATGCAAACTTTGACGAAGAATGGTCAAAAGCAGCTGATTTAATGAGCGATGATCCTGAAAACCAAGTATTATATGAGGGAAATTTAAATAGTTCATTATCCTTAAATGAGGACCCTTCCGTCAGCGACGAAAACCTAACTCAGAAGGTTACTTCAAAATTAACGAATGGGCTAGGTTGGGTATTAGGAGTTCCCCCTCGTAAATAG
- the dfg10 gene encoding steroid dehydrogenase: MQLLNNWYSLLLTEVAAYFTSTTLFVSILKNAPSLSWLMKYGGHDNFGLKPPLIATKLEVPKRWFWHFYAFISLLNPLFTFFILNTNFPIPIFKNIKEDLMYSKKLQVLLLIYEIHTLRRLYENLRFRKSGSKMLAGHYLLGYLFYTHTFLALLLCGRRSYENTMSSMQFVGLGIYAIGSIWQNASHEHLIAQKNHSQYLVLKKGCFKWITGPHYLGEIIVYTGIALIAQHWLIWLVLGWVLCNMVAISSSYACTVKNKEQSLDFRWTLIPFLY; the protein is encoded by the coding sequence ATGCAACTGCTTAATAACTGGTATTCGTTACTCTTGACTGAGGTAGCTGCATATTTTACGAGCACAACTCTGTTTGttagtattttaaaaaacgcGCCTAGTCTAAGCTGGTTAATGAAATACGGAGGTCATGATAATTTTGGGTTAAAGCCTCCTCTAATTGCTACCAAGCTTGAAGTACCTAAACGGTGGTTTTGGCATTTTTACGCGTTTATTTCCCTCTTGAAtccattgtttacattttttatcCTAAATACCAATTTTCCTATTCctatatttaaaaatatcaaagaGGACTTGATGTACAGTAAAAAGCTACAAGTACTCCTACtaatttatgaaattcACACGCTGCGTAGATTATATGAGAATCTACGTTTTCGCAAAAGCGGTTCGAAAATGCTTGCTGGTCATTATTTATTGGGATACCTGTTTTACACACATACATTCCTTGCATTGCTTTTGTGCGGTAGAAGAAGTTATGAAAATACAATGTCAAGCATGCAATTTGTTGGTTTGGGGATTTACGCAATAGGCAGCATTTGGCAGAATGCAAGTCATGAACATTTGATtgctcaaaaaaatcattcgCAATATCTAGTCctaaaaaaaggatgttTTAAATGGATAACTGGCCCCCATTACCTTGGAGAAATCATTGTTTATACTGGAATAGCACTGATTGCCCAACACTGGTTAATATGGCTAGTCTTGGGATGGGTACTTTGCAATATGGTAGCAATCTCTTCTTCTTATGCTTGTACGGTCAAGAACAAAGAACAAAGTTTGGACTTTCGGTGGACTCTTATACCTTTTCTATACTAA